Proteins found in one Acidimicrobiales bacterium genomic segment:
- the pyk gene encoding pyruvate kinase codes for MHRRTKIVATIGPASQDESTLREMIRAGMDVARIGLAHGTIDDGLERFHRVRKVAADEGRRVGILVDLPGPKVRAASFADGGVDLPTGHTVELRTGTDESTAAVIEVDYEGLLTDVQLGDRVTVGDGGAVLEITEKSAEKLLATVIAGSRLRGRPGIHVPSDRLQMATPTEEDFIALDAFVDVGVDMIAISFVRSAHDIRRVGTEPHPRGPLLVAKIETRAAVDNLPGIIEASGAVMVARGDLGNECSLEDLPHLQKRIIRDCIAGGRPVITATQMLESMVTSPAPTRAEASDVANAVFDGSSAVMLSGETAIGVDPVNVVRTMSRIARRADEEMDHEQWAQMLADFRMTDEEAGAASVTDAMTMATWRATQELGIEHVLCISGSGFTVRSIARFRPEAQILGFSVNEATVQQLTLSWGTTPMLIQPRDSNEDMVAEAVRHAKAEGLIRSGESVAVLAGSDSRSRSTNVLRIERVP; via the coding sequence ATGCACCGCCGCACCAAGATCGTCGCCACCATCGGGCCAGCCTCACAGGACGAGAGCACCCTGCGGGAGATGATCCGGGCCGGCATGGACGTCGCCCGCATCGGCCTGGCCCACGGCACGATCGACGACGGACTCGAACGCTTCCACCGGGTCCGCAAGGTCGCCGCCGACGAAGGCCGTCGGGTCGGCATCCTCGTCGACCTCCCCGGCCCGAAAGTGCGAGCCGCGTCCTTCGCCGACGGCGGCGTCGACCTGCCGACCGGCCACACCGTGGAGCTGCGCACCGGCACCGACGAATCCACCGCCGCCGTGATCGAAGTCGACTACGAGGGCCTCCTGACCGACGTGCAGCTCGGCGACCGGGTCACGGTCGGCGACGGCGGGGCGGTACTCGAGATCACCGAGAAGTCCGCGGAGAAGCTCCTCGCGACCGTGATCGCGGGCAGTCGGCTCCGGGGCCGGCCCGGCATCCACGTACCCTCCGACCGGCTCCAGATGGCCACGCCCACCGAAGAGGACTTCATCGCCCTCGATGCCTTCGTCGACGTGGGTGTCGACATGATCGCCATCAGTTTCGTGCGTTCGGCCCATGACATCCGCCGGGTCGGCACCGAACCCCACCCACGCGGCCCGCTGCTCGTCGCCAAGATCGAGACCCGCGCCGCGGTCGACAACCTCCCCGGCATCATCGAAGCGTCGGGTGCCGTGATGGTCGCTCGTGGCGACCTCGGCAACGAGTGCAGCCTCGAGGACCTCCCACACCTCCAGAAGCGCATCATCCGCGACTGCATCGCCGGCGGCCGCCCGGTGATCACGGCGACCCAGATGCTCGAGTCGATGGTGACCAGCCCGGCGCCCACCCGGGCCGAGGCGTCCGACGTCGCCAACGCGGTGTTCGACGGCTCCTCGGCGGTGATGCTGTCCGGCGAGACGGCCATCGGTGTCGACCCGGTCAACGTCGTGCGCACGATGAGCCGCATCGCCCGCCGCGCCGACGAGGAGATGGATCACGAGCAGTGGGCGCAGATGCTGGCCGACTTCCGGATGACCGACGAGGAAGCGGGTGCCGCGTCGGTCACCGACGCCATGACCATGGCCACCTGGCGCGCCACCCAGGAACTCGGCATCGAACACGTGCTCTGCATCTCCGGGTCCGGCTTCACGGTCCGCTCGATCGCCCGCTTTCGCCCCGAGGCCCAGATCCTCGGATTCTCCGTCAACGAGGCGACCGTGCAGCAGCTCACCCTCAGCTGGGGCACCACACCGATGCTGATCCAACCCCGCGACAGCAACGAGGACATGGTTGCCGAGGCGGTGCGTCACGCCAAGGCCGAAGGCCTCATCCGCTCGGGTGAGTCCGTCGCGGTGCTCGCCGGCTCCGACAGCCGCAGCCGTTCCACCAACGTCCTTCGCATCGAGCGGGTGCCGTAG
- a CDS encoding transglutaminase-like domain-containing protein — MSPAHRLTEMMSGEREAPLDEMLLLLAAARPDGADVGRGIASLDEFADSCPDATVGSLVRHLYVGEGFGGDRADYHDPRNSYLDQVIRRRVGMPITLAVVVIEVGRRVGVDLVGVGMPGHFLVRERDDVDGFIDPFHEGTRISAAACEARFRSLHGAGAVFHPSYLAPVPARSIVQRVLNNLTVSFRNRSPRDLDWLLDIRIRLPAEPTDLRALAELCELRGRYDEAASLLERAVDHGPPDATADRARDRAGRLRARLN, encoded by the coding sequence GTGAGCCCTGCGCATCGCCTGACCGAGATGATGTCCGGTGAACGCGAGGCGCCGCTCGACGAGATGCTCCTGCTGTTGGCTGCCGCCCGGCCGGACGGCGCCGACGTGGGGCGCGGTATCGCCTCCCTCGACGAATTCGCGGACTCGTGTCCGGATGCGACGGTCGGGTCCCTCGTGCGCCACCTCTACGTCGGCGAGGGTTTCGGCGGTGACCGCGCCGACTACCACGACCCGCGGAACTCCTACCTCGACCAGGTCATCCGCCGCCGCGTCGGCATGCCGATCACCCTCGCCGTCGTCGTCATCGAGGTCGGGCGTCGGGTCGGCGTCGATCTCGTCGGGGTGGGAATGCCGGGCCACTTCCTCGTCCGGGAACGAGACGACGTCGACGGCTTCATCGATCCGTTCCACGAGGGCACCCGCATCTCGGCTGCTGCCTGCGAAGCACGGTTCCGGTCGCTGCACGGTGCCGGCGCAGTCTTCCATCCGAGTTATCTGGCGCCGGTGCCGGCCCGTTCGATCGTGCAGCGGGTGCTCAACAACCTGACCGTGAGCTTCCGCAACCGCAGCCCGCGAGACCTCGACTGGCTGCTCGACATCCGGATTCGACTCCCGGCCGAGCCAACGGACCTCCGTGCGCTCGCCGAACTGTGCGAACTGCGCGGCCGCTACGACGAGGCGGCGAGCCTCCTCGAGCGGGCGGTCGACCACGGACCGCCCGACGCGACCGCGGACCGGGCGCGCGATCGGGCCGGCCGCCTCCGGGCCCGCCTGAACTAG
- a CDS encoding glycerophosphodiester phosphodiesterase, translated as MSSIHPYLAVGHPIAFAHRGGAMAHPENTERAFRHAIELGYTHLETDVHVTADGVAVAFHDDVLDRVTDATGVIAELPWSVVRRARVGGTEAIMQLAELLEAFPTARVNLDPKHDAAVEPLAAAITRADAVDRVMIGSFSDARIAAVRRRVGPGLAVSAGPRLVARLVAQSRGLPVRTDWVHAAQVPARSKGVPIVNRRFVDHLHARDIQVHVWTVNEREEMEQLLDLGVDGVMTDDTELLREVFVERGHWADR; from the coding sequence GTGTCGAGCATCCACCCGTATCTCGCCGTCGGCCACCCGATCGCCTTCGCCCATCGTGGCGGGGCCATGGCCCACCCGGAGAACACCGAGCGGGCGTTTCGGCACGCGATCGAGCTCGGCTACACCCATCTCGAGACCGACGTGCACGTCACCGCCGACGGTGTCGCCGTGGCCTTTCACGACGACGTGCTCGACCGGGTCACCGATGCCACGGGTGTCATCGCCGAGCTGCCATGGTCGGTCGTGCGGCGGGCCCGTGTCGGCGGGACAGAGGCGATCATGCAACTGGCCGAGCTCCTCGAAGCTTTTCCCACCGCCCGTGTCAACCTCGACCCGAAGCACGACGCCGCCGTGGAGCCCCTCGCCGCGGCGATCACCAGGGCTGACGCGGTCGACCGGGTGATGATCGGCTCGTTCAGCGACGCCCGTATCGCGGCCGTGCGACGGCGTGTCGGTCCGGGGTTGGCGGTCAGCGCCGGTCCGAGGCTGGTGGCCCGGCTGGTGGCTCAGAGCCGAGGCCTGCCGGTGCGCACCGACTGGGTCCACGCCGCCCAGGTGCCGGCTCGCTCCAAGGGCGTGCCCATCGTGAACCGCCGCTTCGTGGACCACCTCCACGCTCGCGACATCCAGGTCCACGTGTGGACCGTCAACGAGCGGGAGGAGATGGAGCAACTCCTCGATCTCGGCGTCGACGGTGTCATGACCGACGACACCGAACTGCTCCGCGAGGTCTTCGTCGAGCGCGGCCACTGGGCCGATCGCTGA
- a CDS encoding lytic murein transglycosylase, translating to MFDNRHHRSLGLRNWVVVVLIAGLATGGLAMVVATSPNAPDRAGASSAVSEGGVAEDAVAAVAVLVPDDRLDPRIAGLELRGAAWDRAVARLDAALFAQAENDRNLASATRRMDTLTSESADVAVSLRAVTEETEGLATRLADVEAVLAARALDRYVNFGSDPLLGLDDPADATELARSEALGERVDEVQFSTREEILERQRNADQEQRHLLGRSVELTAEIGSTRSVIEERLASVDALEREVVAATEAVRSARWSATLPGTDLSVVALDAYLNAEDLLAQDFSTCDLEWWMIAGVARIESWHGRYGGRSLRADGRADRPIIGIALDGGPGVLAIVDTDGGEYDGDVEWDRAVGPLQFIPETWSRRGRDGNGDGWADPQNLYDAAYSAGRYLCALGGDLSARSALRSAYFGYNNSTAYVNDVIGHADDYADFRLPDMPATPEPVAESVENPE from the coding sequence GTGTTCGACAACCGACATCACCGCAGTCTGGGACTGCGCAACTGGGTCGTCGTCGTCCTGATCGCCGGACTCGCCACGGGCGGACTGGCCATGGTCGTCGCGACGTCGCCGAACGCCCCCGACCGGGCCGGGGCGAGCAGTGCGGTGAGCGAGGGTGGCGTCGCTGAGGACGCCGTGGCCGCCGTCGCGGTGTTGGTCCCCGACGACCGCCTCGATCCTCGCATCGCCGGTCTCGAGCTGCGCGGTGCCGCGTGGGATCGTGCCGTTGCCCGGCTCGACGCGGCGCTCTTCGCCCAGGCCGAGAACGACCGGAACCTCGCCAGCGCGACCCGGCGGATGGACACGCTGACCTCCGAGTCCGCCGACGTGGCGGTCAGTCTGCGCGCGGTCACCGAGGAGACCGAAGGTCTCGCCACACGGCTGGCCGATGTCGAGGCCGTCCTCGCGGCGCGGGCGCTCGACCGCTACGTGAACTTCGGCTCGGATCCGCTGCTCGGACTCGACGACCCCGCCGACGCCACCGAGCTGGCCCGAAGCGAGGCCCTCGGCGAGCGCGTCGACGAGGTGCAGTTCTCCACCCGCGAAGAGATCCTGGAACGTCAGCGCAACGCCGATCAGGAACAGCGTCACCTGCTCGGTCGGTCGGTCGAGCTCACTGCGGAGATCGGTTCGACCCGGTCCGTGATCGAGGAGCGACTGGCCTCGGTGGATGCGCTCGAACGAGAGGTCGTCGCCGCGACCGAAGCGGTCCGCTCCGCTCGCTGGTCTGCCACCCTCCCCGGCACCGACCTCTCGGTGGTGGCCCTCGATGCCTATCTGAACGCCGAGGACCTGCTGGCCCAGGACTTCAGCACCTGTGACCTCGAATGGTGGATGATCGCGGGCGTCGCGCGAATCGAGAGTTGGCACGGGCGCTACGGGGGTCGCAGCCTGCGCGCCGACGGGCGCGCGGATCGGCCGATCATCGGCATCGCGCTCGACGGCGGACCGGGCGTCCTGGCGATCGTCGACACCGACGGCGGCGAGTACGACGGCGACGTCGAATGGGACCGGGCCGTCGGTCCGCTCCAGTTCATCCCCGAGACGTGGAGCCGGCGTGGCCGCGACGGCAACGGCGACGGCTGGGCCGATCCGCAGAACCTCTACGACGCCGCGTACAGCGCGGGCCGCTACCTGTGTGCTCTCGGGGGCGACCTGTCGGCGCGCTCGGCTCTTCGGTCCGCCTACTTCGGCTACAACAACTCGACTGCGTACGTGAACGACGTGATCGGTCATGCCGACGACTACGCCGACTTCCGCCTCCCCGACATGCCCGCGACGCCCGAGCCTGTGGCTGAATCTGTGGAGAACCCCGAGTGA
- a CDS encoding NAD(P)/FAD-dependent oxidoreductase, with protein sequence MGEFESNDSAARTVVIGAGPAGLTAAYQLGKAGRTATVLEATDVVGGISQTAERDGWRFDIGGHRFFTKVKPVSELWHEILPDEDFLLRPRMSRIYYQGKFYDYPLKAFNALGNLGIIEALRCVLSYVWVRINPPKDQSTFEGYVAAKFGWRLYRTFFKTYTEKVWGVPADEMEADWAAQRIKNLSLFSAIWNAVTPNRNQKDITSLIEEFEYPRHGPGMMWERCHELVVGQGSAVHFDQPVQTVRHRDGAAFEVVTGSAAGDVVHPCTEVISSMPIPRLVQAMEPAAPEEVLLAAKSLEFRDFLTVAIVVPEADGFPDNWIYIHAPEVDVGRIQNFGSWSPEMIPDAGKTCLGLEYFVNEGDHLWVKDDEDLIAQAEAEMVTLGLLAPGRVEKGYVVRMPKAYPMYDAQYKDNVDTLRAWLAANVSNVHPVGRNGMHRYNNQDHSMYTAMLTVENIVRGTTHDVWDVNVEAEYHEELRGSDG encoded by the coding sequence ATGGGCGAGTTCGAGAGCAACGATTCGGCGGCGCGGACCGTGGTCATCGGCGCGGGGCCGGCCGGGCTGACCGCGGCCTACCAGCTGGGCAAGGCGGGGCGCACGGCCACGGTGCTCGAGGCCACCGACGTCGTCGGTGGCATCTCGCAGACCGCCGAGCGCGACGGATGGCGATTCGACATCGGCGGCCACCGGTTCTTCACCAAGGTGAAGCCGGTTTCGGAGCTGTGGCACGAGATCCTCCCCGACGAGGACTTCCTGCTGCGGCCCCGCATGAGCCGCATCTACTATCAGGGCAAGTTCTACGACTACCCGCTCAAGGCCTTCAACGCCCTCGGCAACCTCGGCATCATCGAAGCGCTGCGGTGTGTGTTGTCCTACGTGTGGGTGCGGATCAACCCGCCCAAGGACCAGTCGACGTTCGAGGGCTATGTCGCGGCCAAGTTCGGCTGGCGGCTCTATCGCACGTTCTTCAAGACCTACACCGAGAAGGTGTGGGGCGTACCCGCCGATGAGATGGAAGCCGACTGGGCCGCGCAGCGCATCAAGAACCTGAGCCTGTTCAGCGCCATCTGGAACGCGGTCACCCCGAATCGCAATCAGAAGGACATCACGAGCCTGATCGAGGAATTCGAATACCCCCGCCACGGTCCCGGCATGATGTGGGAACGGTGCCACGAACTCGTGGTCGGCCAGGGCAGCGCCGTCCACTTCGACCAGCCGGTCCAGACGGTCCGCCATCGCGACGGCGCGGCGTTCGAGGTCGTCACCGGCAGCGCAGCCGGCGATGTCGTCCACCCCTGCACCGAGGTCATCTCGTCGATGCCGATCCCCCGTCTCGTGCAGGCGATGGAGCCCGCGGCCCCCGAAGAGGTCCTCCTGGCCGCGAAATCGCTCGAGTTCCGTGATTTCCTCACCGTCGCCATCGTCGTTCCCGAGGCCGACGGTTTCCCCGACAACTGGATCTACATCCACGCCCCCGAGGTCGACGTCGGCCGCATCCAGAACTTCGGTTCCTGGTCGCCCGAGATGATTCCCGATGCCGGCAAGACCTGCCTCGGGCTCGAGTACTTCGTGAACGAGGGCGACCACCTGTGGGTCAAGGACGACGAGGACCTGATCGCCCAGGCCGAGGCCGAGATGGTCACGCTCGGGCTGTTGGCCCCGGGTCGCGTGGAGAAGGGCTATGTCGTCCGGATGCCCAAGGCGTATCCGATGTACGACGCCCAGTACAAGGACAACGTCGACACCCTCCGCGCCTGGTTGGCCGCCAACGTCTCGAACGTGCACCCGGTGGGCCGCAACGGCATGCATCGCTACAACAACCAGGATCACTCGATGTACACCGCCATGCTCACCGTGGAGAACATCGTGCGGGGCACGACCCACGACGTCTGGGACGTGAATGTCGAAGCCGAGTACCACGAGGAACTCCGCGGGTCCGACGGATGA
- a CDS encoding glycosyltransferase family 2 protein, producing the protein MTSGSDRRTIVVIPAFNEEASLPAVLRQLADEVPDLDVVVVDDGSVDSTAVVVREAGVPCVSLPFNLGIGGALRAGYRFAADGGYDRAVQFDADGQHRADQIGVLLAALDEGADMACGSRFAAGGYDVGRGRGWAMGLLRVGVRLLTGRRFTDTSSGFRAVQGPLLEVFASEYPVEYMDSVETLVSACRAGFEVTEVPTLMRERAGGVPSQRPFRLAYHYARLLVALLGSPRRAVPRHR; encoded by the coding sequence ATGACATCGGGCTCTGACCGACGCACCATCGTCGTCATCCCTGCCTTCAATGAAGAAGCATCGCTCCCGGCGGTCCTGCGCCAACTGGCCGACGAGGTTCCCGACCTCGACGTGGTCGTGGTCGACGACGGCTCGGTCGATTCGACGGCCGTGGTGGTGCGCGAGGCCGGGGTTCCCTGCGTGTCGCTGCCCTTCAATCTCGGAATCGGCGGCGCCTTGCGGGCCGGCTACCGTTTCGCGGCCGATGGCGGCTATGACCGGGCGGTCCAGTTCGACGCCGACGGGCAGCACCGAGCCGACCAGATCGGTGTGCTGCTGGCGGCGCTCGACGAGGGCGCCGACATGGCCTGCGGTAGCCGTTTCGCGGCCGGTGGCTACGACGTCGGCCGCGGTCGGGGTTGGGCGATGGGGCTCCTCCGCGTCGGTGTGCGCCTGCTCACGGGTCGTCGCTTCACCGACACCTCGTCGGGCTTCCGGGCCGTCCAGGGTCCCCTGCTCGAGGTGTTCGCCAGCGAGTATCCCGTCGAGTACATGGATTCCGTCGAGACGTTGGTCAGCGCGTGCCGGGCCGGCTTCGAGGTGACCGAGGTGCCGACGCTGATGCGCGAGCGTGCCGGCGGGGTGCCGTCGCAGCGTCCGTTCCGGCTGGCGTACCATTACGCACGACTGCTCGTGGCCCTGCTCGGGTCGCCACGACGGGCCGTGCCCCGCCATCGCTGA
- a CDS encoding EAL domain-containing protein — translation MEVNQMARKKEVETNPLRIEHLVETEHKAGVDLAWIVVFGTILCVLAIAFAVPDAVLDRVADTSGLNVNGVLALTTVVPLGATAFAYRRYRDAVGAQRELTHLSLHDALTGLPNRRHLREVLPEAFRHARRFHTRAAVLFVDLDGFKSVNDTYGHEVGDRLMVAVGERLSRSIGPDRWVARYAGDEFVIIDPAPTTLDHAARFARELIGVIETPFELGADRIGISASIGIAYGDTADDPDEVLRDADTAMYDAKHSENRTAVFSEAMRARLTPATAERRLQGALDDGEFRLLYQPIVALRSGRIVGCEGLLRWDDPKRGMIPPGDFLSSLEETGLILPVGRWVLEEACRQAAVWAGQTPPGQTPLRVTINVSPRQLGQADFADDLRSALESSGVDPSLIYLELTEASLIADPRAAWTALTAARELGVGMALDDFGTGYSSLTHLRNFDFELLKLDSSYVSGLGERPIDEAIVRHVASLARGLGIATVAEGVRDAGQVDRLLDIGCELGQGFFFSEPQPPTIIDSLLSRQFGSAEAGGTAPAAPPSKPTTVEVAAAASAPVVLPKLRSTAPVTPA, via the coding sequence ATGGAGGTGAACCAGATGGCCCGCAAGAAGGAAGTCGAAACGAATCCGCTGCGCATCGAACATCTGGTGGAGACCGAGCACAAGGCCGGTGTCGATCTCGCATGGATCGTCGTGTTCGGCACCATCCTGTGTGTGCTCGCCATCGCGTTCGCCGTACCCGACGCGGTGCTCGACCGCGTGGCCGACACGAGCGGACTCAACGTCAACGGCGTACTGGCGCTCACCACCGTCGTTCCCCTCGGGGCGACCGCCTTCGCCTATCGGCGCTACCGCGATGCGGTCGGGGCACAACGAGAACTGACCCACCTCTCGCTGCACGATGCCCTGACCGGCCTGCCCAACCGCCGCCACCTCCGCGAAGTGCTGCCCGAGGCCTTTCGGCACGCACGCCGGTTCCACACTCGTGCCGCGGTGCTGTTCGTCGACCTCGACGGCTTCAAGTCGGTCAACGACACCTACGGACACGAGGTCGGCGACCGGTTGATGGTCGCGGTCGGTGAGCGTCTCTCCCGCTCGATCGGGCCCGACCGTTGGGTCGCCCGGTACGCCGGCGACGAGTTCGTGATCATCGACCCGGCGCCGACCACACTCGACCACGCCGCTCGGTTCGCCCGTGAGCTGATCGGCGTGATCGAGACGCCGTTCGAGCTCGGAGCCGACCGGATCGGTATCTCGGCGAGCATCGGCATCGCCTACGGCGACACGGCCGACGACCCCGACGAGGTCCTTCGCGACGCCGACACGGCGATGTACGACGCCAAGCACAGCGAGAACCGCACGGCGGTCTTCTCGGAGGCGATGCGAGCCCGGTTGACGCCCGCCACCGCCGAGCGGCGCCTGCAGGGGGCACTCGACGACGGTGAGTTCCGACTCTTGTACCAGCCGATCGTGGCGCTGCGTAGCGGCCGGATCGTCGGTTGCGAGGGCCTGTTGCGTTGGGACGATCCGAAACGAGGGATGATCCCTCCCGGCGACTTTCTCTCCTCGCTCGAGGAGACCGGCCTGATCCTGCCGGTCGGCCGCTGGGTGTTGGAGGAAGCGTGCCGTCAGGCGGCGGTGTGGGCCGGCCAGACCCCGCCCGGCCAGACACCCCTGCGCGTGACCATCAACGTGTCACCCCGCCAGCTCGGCCAGGCCGACTTCGCCGACGACCTGCGCAGCGCGTTGGAGTCGAGCGGCGTCGACCCGTCGCTCATCTATCTCGAGCTGACCGAAGCGTCGTTGATCGCCGACCCGCGAGCGGCGTGGACGGCGCTCACCGCAGCCCGCGAGCTGGGCGTCGGCATGGCGCTCGACGATTTCGGCACCGGCTACTCGTCGCTGACGCATCTCCGCAACTTCGACTTCGAGCTTCTCAAGCTCGACAGCAGCTACGTCAGTGGTCTGGGCGAGCGGCCGATCGACGAAGCGATCGTGCGCCACGTCGCCTCGCTGGCCCGGGGCCTCGGTATCGCCACCGTGGCCGAGGGTGTGCGAGACGCCGGCCAGGTGGACCGGTTGCTCGACATCGGATGCGAGCTCGGCCAGGGTTTCTTCTTCTCGGAGCCGCAGCCACCGACGATCATCGACAGCCTGTTGTCACGCCAGTTCGGCAGTGCCGAGGCGGGCGGGACGGCACCCGCCGCTCCCCCGTCGAAGCCGACCACCGTCGAGGTCGCCGCGGCGGCGTCGGCCCCCGTCGTGCTCCCCAAGCTACGCAGCACGGCGCCGGTCACTCCGGCCTGA
- a CDS encoding glycosyltransferase, translated as MSPPPVTVVVIHRDRPDAVGRTVDAFRNQSVPTRVLVVDNGSSAETQDALPSLVGDAEVILTGANLGFGPGGNVGLRRFLGDGIGEWVAIAPHDALPDADTLEKMLHAVDDRPSVGLMSADVGDGMRPIIQPYLGTIDAAPTVDAGFDPADYPHGTLMMCRRACLEEVGLFDERYFAYCEESEIAIRAARAGWSCGVIRGAMVRNPGMSASIERVAYLQLRNTLLMLKEHYGRRNELFRIAVALVQIPVGVVHAPSRGLHWSPAGRLKGIRDHLRGRYGPPPADVAG; from the coding sequence ATGTCCCCACCACCCGTCACGGTCGTCGTGATCCACCGAGACCGTCCCGACGCCGTGGGGCGCACCGTCGACGCCTTCCGCAACCAGTCGGTCCCCACGCGGGTGCTGGTCGTCGACAACGGCTCGTCCGCCGAGACCCAGGACGCGTTGCCGAGCCTGGTCGGCGACGCGGAGGTCATCCTCACGGGGGCCAACCTCGGGTTCGGTCCGGGCGGCAACGTCGGTCTCCGTCGATTCCTCGGCGACGGCATCGGGGAGTGGGTCGCCATCGCCCCCCACGACGCCCTCCCCGACGCCGACACGCTCGAGAAGATGCTCCACGCGGTCGACGACCGGCCGAGCGTGGGACTCATGAGCGCCGATGTCGGCGACGGGATGCGCCCGATCATCCAGCCCTACCTCGGCACGATCGATGCGGCGCCGACCGTCGACGCCGGCTTCGATCCCGCCGACTATCCCCACGGCACGCTCATGATGTGCCGGCGGGCGTGCCTGGAGGAGGTGGGGCTCTTCGACGAGCGCTACTTCGCCTACTGCGAGGAGAGCGAGATCGCCATCCGGGCCGCCCGGGCCGGCTGGAGTTGCGGTGTCATCCGCGGCGCGATGGTGAGGAATCCGGGCATGAGCGCATCGATCGAGCGGGTTGCCTACCTCCAACTGCGCAACACACTGCTGATGTTGAAGGAGCACTACGGCCGTCGAAACGAGCTCTTCCGGATCGCGGTGGCGCTCGTCCAGATCCCGGTCGGGGTGGTCCACGCACCCTCACGAGGCCTTCACTGGTCGCCGGCCGGTCGACTCAAGGGCATTCGCGACCATCTACGCGGCCGCTACGGACCCCCGCCCGCCGACGTCGCCGGCTGA
- a CDS encoding glycosyltransferase family 4 protein: MESTGPCGSDSDNRDRDNPNHPAKLGDLVAESGLRRIHMLAWRDLADVEAGGSELHASMVASRWADAGIEVTMRTSYAQGAPPEATRDGYVVIRRAGRYLIFPRAVMAEIAGRHGRRDGLVEIWNGVPFFSPLWARGPRVTWLHHVHEDMWPLVLPPSLARAGQLLERRIAPPFYRRTPVITLSDSSKQHLLSRLRLPEHNVHVVPPGIDGRFTPGSAKSPEPTVLAVGRLMPSKAFGSLISAVDEVRRQVPARLVIVGEGYERDDLERQIAVLGAEEWCTLAGRVDDDELVDHYRRAWVVASASRSEGWGMTLTEAAACATPAVATRIPGHLDAVRDGVGGLLVDTDDELAAALTKVLRDDDLRARLSDGALRTAAALTWDRTAYETLSVLAGTTDRRAG; encoded by the coding sequence GTGGAGTCGACCGGCCCTTGCGGCAGTGACAGTGACAATCGGGACCGTGACAACCCGAATCATCCCGCCAAGCTCGGCGATCTCGTTGCCGAGTCGGGACTTCGACGCATACACATGCTGGCCTGGCGCGATCTGGCCGACGTCGAGGCCGGGGGCTCCGAACTCCATGCGTCGATGGTGGCGTCTCGATGGGCCGACGCCGGGATCGAGGTCACGATGCGCACCTCGTATGCGCAGGGCGCGCCGCCGGAAGCGACCCGTGACGGCTATGTCGTCATCCGCCGCGCCGGCCGCTATCTGATCTTCCCGCGGGCCGTCATGGCCGAGATCGCCGGACGACACGGTCGGCGCGACGGTCTCGTCGAGATCTGGAACGGGGTGCCCTTCTTCTCGCCGCTCTGGGCGCGCGGCCCGCGGGTCACCTGGTTGCACCACGTCCACGAGGACATGTGGCCGCTCGTCCTTCCGCCGAGTCTCGCCCGGGCCGGTCAGCTTCTCGAGCGCCGCATCGCGCCGCCGTTCTACCGGCGCACCCCCGTCATCACGCTCAGCGACTCGTCGAAGCAGCACCTGCTGTCCCGGCTGCGGCTGCCGGAGCACAACGTCCACGTGGTGCCTCCCGGCATCGACGGCCGCTTCACCCCCGGCTCGGCGAAGAGCCCGGAACCGACCGTGCTCGCGGTGGGACGACTGATGCCCTCGAAGGCGTTCGGGTCGCTCATCTCCGCGGTCGACGAGGTCCGCCGCCAGGTGCCCGCCCGGCTCGTGATCGTCGGCGAGGGCTACGAGCGCGACGACCTCGAACGCCAGATCGCCGTTCTCGGGGCCGAGGAATGGTGCACGCTCGCCGGCCGGGTCGACGACGACGAGCTCGTCGATCACTATCGCCGGGCGTGGGTCGTGGCCAGCGCCTCGCGCAGCGAGGGCTGGGGTATGACGCTGACCGAGGCGGCGGCCTGCGCCACGCCGGCTGTGGCGACCCGGATTCCCGGTCATCTCGATGCCGTACGCGACGGGGTCGGTGGCCTGCTCGTCGACACCGACGACGAACTGGCGGCCGCCCTCACGAAGGTGCTGCGCGACGACGATCTCCGGGCGCGGCTCAGCGACGGCGCCCTCCGCACGGCCGCCGCGCTCACGTGGGATCGCACGGCCTACGAGACCCTTTCAGTGCTCGCCGGCACCACCGATCGTCGCGCCGGCTGA